A portion of the Musa acuminata AAA Group cultivar baxijiao chromosome BXJ1-1, Cavendish_Baxijiao_AAA, whole genome shotgun sequence genome contains these proteins:
- the LOC103999274 gene encoding PHD finger protein ING2 isoform X1: MAIARTGVFVDDYLEYSSTLAAELQRLLSTMRELDERAHGIINQTKEQTRYCLGMPSHYSKKVIHEDDEAEFEKMKKEIEASQENALSLCTEKVLLAQQAYELIEGHLKRLDEDLNQFAEDLKQEGKIPPDEPAIRPPLPIVNRDEKRKGGYLTPQPKRLRERDWDRDRDMDIELMPPPGSDRKNIPASADVDQPIDPNEPTYCVCHQVSFGDMIACDNENCEGGEWFHYSCVGLTPETRFKGKWFCPTCRNQQ; encoded by the exons ATGGCAATCGCGAGGACCGGGGTCTTCGTCGACGATTATTTGGAAT ATTCGAGCACGTTGGCGGCAGAGCTCCAGAGGCTACTGTCCACCATGAGAGAACTCGACGAACGAGCTCATG GTATTATAAACCAGACAAAAGAACAGACAAGGTATTGTTTAGGAATGCCTTCTCACTACTCGAAGAAGGTAATCCATGAAGATGATGAGGCAGAATTCGAGAAGATGAAAAAAGAGATCGAAGCTAGCCAGGAAAATGCATTGAGCCTGTGCACAGAGAAAGTTTTGCTAGCCCAACAAGCTTATGAACTG ATAGAGGGCCATTTGAAGCGCCTAGATGAGGATTTGAACCAGTTTGCAGAAGACTTAAAGCAAG AAGGAAAGATTCCACCAGATGAACCAGCTATTCGTCCTCCACTTCCTATAGTGAATAGGGATGAAAAACGCAAGGGAGGTTATTTAACTCCTCAACCAAAGAGGCTCAGAGAAAGGGATTGGGATAGAGACCGGGATATGGATATAGAACTTATGCCTCCTCCAGGaagtgatagaaaaaatattccAGCATCTGCTGACGTTGATCAACCTATTGACCCAAATGAGCCAACATATTGTGTCTGCCATCAG GTGTCATTTGGAGATATGATCGCATGTGACAATGAAAAT TGTGAAGGAGGTGAATGGTTCCATTATTCATGTGTCGGA
- the LOC103999274 gene encoding PHD finger protein ING2 isoform X2 — MAIARTGVFVDDYLECIINQTKEQTRYCLGMPSHYSKKVIHEDDEAEFEKMKKEIEASQENALSLCTEKVLLAQQAYELIEGHLKRLDEDLNQFAEDLKQEGKIPPDEPAIRPPLPIVNRDEKRKGGYLTPQPKRLRERDWDRDRDMDIELMPPPGSDRKNIPASADVDQPIDPNEPTYCVCHQVSFGDMIACDNENCEGGEWFHYSCVGLTPETRFKGKWFCPTCRNQQ, encoded by the exons ATGGCAATCGCGAGGACCGGGGTCTTCGTCGACGATTATTTGGAAT GTATTATAAACCAGACAAAAGAACAGACAAGGTATTGTTTAGGAATGCCTTCTCACTACTCGAAGAAGGTAATCCATGAAGATGATGAGGCAGAATTCGAGAAGATGAAAAAAGAGATCGAAGCTAGCCAGGAAAATGCATTGAGCCTGTGCACAGAGAAAGTTTTGCTAGCCCAACAAGCTTATGAACTG ATAGAGGGCCATTTGAAGCGCCTAGATGAGGATTTGAACCAGTTTGCAGAAGACTTAAAGCAAG AAGGAAAGATTCCACCAGATGAACCAGCTATTCGTCCTCCACTTCCTATAGTGAATAGGGATGAAAAACGCAAGGGAGGTTATTTAACTCCTCAACCAAAGAGGCTCAGAGAAAGGGATTGGGATAGAGACCGGGATATGGATATAGAACTTATGCCTCCTCCAGGaagtgatagaaaaaatattccAGCATCTGCTGACGTTGATCAACCTATTGACCCAAATGAGCCAACATATTGTGTCTGCCATCAG GTGTCATTTGGAGATATGATCGCATGTGACAATGAAAAT TGTGAAGGAGGTGAATGGTTCCATTATTCATGTGTCGGA